A genomic window from Dehalococcoidia bacterium includes:
- a CDS encoding MOSC domain-containing protein: MPSGRVETICIATGPGQPMLPVERVRAIAGLGLEGDRYALGKGYYSSTPGTGRQLTLIEAEVLDALWQERGIRLLPTEHRRNITTRGIALAPLVGKRFRIGPVVCVGMRLCEPCAYLEGLTGKPILEPLVHKAGLRADILTTGIIQVGDPIEEIQE; encoded by the coding sequence ATGCCATCGGGACGAGTTGAGACCATCTGCATCGCCACGGGGCCGGGCCAGCCCATGCTGCCGGTTGAGCGCGTCCGCGCCATCGCCGGCCTGGGGCTGGAGGGCGACCGCTATGCCCTGGGCAAGGGGTATTACTCCTCCACCCCCGGCACCGGCCGCCAACTCACCCTTATAGAGGCCGAGGTGCTGGACGCCCTGTGGCAGGAGCGGGGCATTCGCCTCTTGCCCACCGAACACCGCCGCAACATCACCACTCGGGGCATAGCCTTGGCCCCCCTGGTGGGCAAGCGCTTCCGCATCGGCCCCGTCGTGTGCGTCGGCATGCGCCTGTGCGAGCCCTGCGCATATCTGGAGGGCCTCACCGGCAAACCCATCCTGGAGCCGCTGGTGCACAAGGCCGGCCTGCGTGCCGACATCCTGACCACCGGCATCATCCAGGTGGGCGACCCGATTGAAGAGATACAGGAGTAA
- a CDS encoding endonuclease III domain-containing protein yields the protein MGTDTLRRLVEEVYQRLYRAYGPQGWWPGDGALEVCIGAILTQAAAWRNVERALGNLKRVGALSPAALRALPLEELARLVRPSGYFTVKARKVKAFVEHLARYNDDLEAFFAQDTQALRAELLGIYGIGEETADDILLYAAGKPVFVVDAYTIRIFQRLGVVGERARYGEVQRLFMEHMPADVVTFQEYHALLVRLGKEVCRKRAPRCGVCPLLDLCPTGRRSLASVTPVSLQSGRPPG from the coding sequence GTGGGCACTGATACGCTGCGCCGGCTAGTAGAGGAGGTTTACCAGCGCCTCTACCGTGCCTATGGCCCCCAAGGGTGGTGGCCAGGGGACGGGGCCTTGGAGGTGTGCATCGGGGCCATTCTGACCCAGGCTGCAGCGTGGAGGAATGTAGAGCGTGCCTTGGGCAACCTGAAACGGGTGGGGGCGTTGTCACCGGCGGCCCTGCGGGCCCTCCCTTTGGAGGAGTTGGCTCGGTTGGTGCGCCCCTCGGGGTATTTCACGGTGAAGGCCCGCAAGGTGAAGGCCTTCGTGGAGCACCTGGCCCGCTACAACGACGACCTGGAGGCTTTCTTCGCCCAGGATACTCAAGCCCTACGGGCGGAACTGCTGGGGATCTACGGCATCGGGGAGGAGACGGCCGACGACATCCTGCTGTATGCGGCGGGGAAGCCCGTGTTCGTGGTGGACGCCTATACCATCCGCATCTTCCAGCGCTTGGGGGTGGTGGGGGAGCGAGCGCGCTACGGGGAGGTACAACGCCTGTTTATGGAGCATATGCCTGCCGATGTGGTTACCTTCCAGGAGTACCATGCCCTTCTGGTGCGCTTGGGCAAGGAGGTATGCCGGAAGCGTGCCCCCCGCTGTGGGGTGTGCCCCCTGCTGGATCTGTGCCCCACGGGGCGTCGTTCCCTGGCGTCGGTTACTCCTGTATCTCTTCAATCGGGTCGCCCACCTGGATGA